Within Deltaproteobacteria bacterium, the genomic segment ATAAAAAAAGCGGCAAGATTACAAAGAACATCAATTTTAAAGGTACAAACATCATCGGCTTCATGGCACCGATTGAAGTAGCCGGCAACCCGGAGCTTATAGAAATAGGTTACGAGGCGGGCTTCGGAGAGAAGGGAAGCATGGGGTTTGGGATGGTTAAAAGAACGGTTTAACAGAGGTTTTATGTTATTTACATGGACAGGAAATCCGTGGGTGGATATGGGGAAGAGGATAAAATGGAATATACAAAATTTCAGAAACATGTAATCAACAAGTTAAAAAGTGGCAAGTCATTACTCCTTATCGCTCCAACAGGTTTAGGAAAGACTCTTGCAGTTACAGGGGACATACAGGATAGCTTTTGCAAGATGGTATATGCCGTTCCACTGAGGTCACTCGGCAAAGGCATTCAGAAAGAGATTTCGACCCTAAAAAGGGATGACAAAAGAATATCAGCCGTTATACATCACGGAGATATTCAGGAAAGCAAGTTGTTCGGTGAAGAAGTTGTTATCACAACATATGATCAGGTTGTTTGTGCTGTTCCTGGCTTGCCGCTCAGTCTTCCGCTCAGGGCGGGACATGCCATAGCAGGGGCATTACTTATGTCACGCCTGATCTTGGACGAAACACATTTGGCTTGGAGTATCTCTGATAAGGCATTGTCAATATTGCTTGCCATAATAGATTTCAGACAAAAACTTGGTTTGCAAACCATCGTCCTAACTGCAACTTTGCCAAAAGAAGTGGCAACTCTTATTTCCAAACGATTGAAACTGGAATTGATAATAGTTGGCGAAGGAGAGGTAGAGTCAGATGAAGGCTTGATACTCCGTGAAAATAATAGAAAAGTAACTATTTCAACCCTTGATTTAAAAAACAAAGGAAAGGGTAATGATAAGAAGCTCGACTGGCAACCGCTGGATGACAAATTAAAGAATGCTAAGGGTAAACGCATATACTTTGCCAATACAGTAGAACGACTACAAACAACTTACGACAGATTGATAGCATCCTCAACTATAAAAAAAGCCGACGAAATTATCGTCCTCCACAACCGAATGCCTCGTTCATGGAGAGCCGACGCAGAGCAGAGGTCGTACGATTGCTTTGGTAAGGGTTCACCCGATGGTGACCGGATTTTATTGACGAATCAGGTCGCAGAGGCAGGACTTGATATTTCCGCTCCATTAGTTATTTCTGATCCCGCTCCTGTGGATACACTGGTGCAAAGGGCTGGACGATGTGCCCGATGGTTCAGGAATAGTGAAACGAAAGGAGAATTTGTTGTTATTACTGCTCCCAAAACAGAAATTGAAGAAGGAAAGAAAGGATTAGCTCTTCCATACAAAGCTGCTTTGGTATTGGATGCTTTGCAAAAAAAACCAAATGGCCAAATGACTTGGCAGGCAGAAAAAGAATGGGTTAATCAAGTGTGGGGCGGCGGTTCAGAGAAAGCCATGAAATCGGTAGAGGAATCTCTTAATGAAATTACCTTTGCTTTAAATCTTTTTGACCGTGCAGCACAAGAGCAGAAGCCTGGCCAGATTGCAGGTGCATTCCGTGAGATTTTGTCCGTTGAAGTTGCTGTTGAAGAAGGGGATTCTGTTCGCATAGACGATTTGGCACAACGAGACTTGCAAATTATGCTAATGCAAGGTCAACATCCGGAGACATCTTCTATTTCTCTTGGTAGGGCATGGGCTTTAATCAGAAAATCGCAAGGTAAGTGTGCGGTAATCCGCTATAACGAACATGAAGACTTGGTTATTTCTCCGACTGATTCTGTAAGATTAGGTGATGTCTTGATTGTTCCTTCATCTGTAGCCTACCTTCACAGAACAAAAGGTCTCTGTTTTGGCGATACAAATGAAATTAAAGGCGTATTTAGGTGCAGTGATTGGCTGGCTAAGAAAGAAAGGTCAGGTGAACCTATTAAAAAAGAATATGGAAAGCAGCAAACCCTTTTGGAACACACATCAGGAGTAATGAAAGGAGTTTATCAGCGATTCACAAATGATGGTATGTACCGCTCCACGCTTAAGAACATTCTAAAATCCCTTGAACCCGAAAAAAATACAGAAACGCTTGCTAATATCGTTGCTTCTTTAAGTATGCTTGCTGCCGGTTTTCACGATTTAGGGAAAGCAGATAAAAATTGGCAAGCAAAAGCAGAAGAAATTGAAGGAAAACATTTCTCTGAACTTATAGGACGGACTTCAAAAATCGAAGGTCGAATAGGTGTTCCACATACGCCGCCTGGATATAATGCCATTGTAAAAGCTGCCGAATTGTTGATTGGTAATCTCGATTCAGCAGAATATTTAATTCGTTCGATTGCTCTTTCTGCTGCTCGCCACCATTCGAGTTTTTTAAATCCATCACAGGTAACTCATCATTTTGACCCGCATCCGCAAACTAATGAATTTATTAAAGCTGTCCTAAAAGCGGTTTCTGCTTCTGAAACAACAATAAAGCAATCTGATGAAATCCTCGAGGCAGCCAAAAAATCCCCAGCAAAAGAAGATGTGCCTCTGTTGTTACCTAATGTAGACCTTTTCCCTGTTTATGCCATTGTCGGGCGGGCAATTCTTATGGCTGACAGGGAAGATGCAGCAGGTGTGGAGTTAGAGATGTGGAGAACAAAACAATGATAGCTTTTGATTGGTCAAATGCTTCTTCGACATTACAGCATTTTGGCGGGAAGCCTGTTACATTATATGTGCAAAAGACAGGGTTACCGTTCTTTGATGTATTAAGGCTTTATGGCGCTATTGATTTGTACATTGGACTTCGAGAGGATGTTACTATACATGATGCTGGTAATGAATGGGAAGTTGCAGGAAGACAACGTGCTCATCTTTTAAAAGACAGAGATGTTGGCACTTTTAAACAAGTGTGGAATAAGAGAAAACCTGATGCCAAGAAATTTTGCGATTCCTTGCGCTCTCATATTTCTGAACGGCATCTTTCCTCTGACGACTATTTTATAGAGGGGAAAAAGAGCTATGATTCAACTTTACAGACAGGTATTAGAGGTATAGCTGCTTATAGTTACGAAACCTTGCAGACAGGTCAAACATCGAAGCCTGAATGTAAGGCTAATATCCCATTAGGTCAAGGAATGCTTGCCTTTGCAGGGGAGAAAAGAACAGAAAGTTTAGGAAACATTTTGTTTTTGCCTATCTTTGAGGGACAGATTGACCTGTCCAAAGTTGTAAGTCCTTTGCGTGCCTGGCTTGGATTACCCAATGTAATTTGCTCTCAGACCTTGGCTTTATTATCTCTTAAATCATCCCTTTTGGGGGAAGGATACGAGGAACGGTTATCTGCGGTTGTTTTCAACACAAACCTTGGAAGCCAACGAAGCGACAATTATTCTGGTTTGATTTCAATAAAATCAACAGCCATAAATAAAATTAAAACAGCCGATTTTGCTGCTCACCTATATCGTATGTTTAGAATATTAGTCAGCAAGGCTTGGAATAAACAAGGAAGAGAATACAAAGCTACAGAATTTGCACCTGATGCCATTGCAGTGGCTTATTGGCAGTTGCAACCTGTTGGCAAGCATCTGTCTTCAATGATTACATCGCAGGAGAGATTAAAAGCAAAAGGGAATCAATATGTTTTTACAAAACCTGAATATGTAAAGGAGGTATTTGATATGAGTTATGGAGATTGGAAAGGTGACCATGAAGCTGTGCAAAGGTTTGCCAAAGCCGTAGCATCAGCTATTTATTTTGCCAGACAGAGCAAGGCTGATAACAGTGAAAAAGGTAAGGTGTGGTATGACGAAGTTGTCATGCTCCGATCAGCGCCTTCACCAAGGGCTTTTTGCGAAAGAGCTTTAATCCTTTTGGAGCAAGGACATCGTGAGCATGGGCAGATCGGTACGGTTCACAGAGAGGAAGATTATGACCCTTCAGCGCTTATAGCAAGCATAGGAGAAGGACGAGATTTTGAGACTTTTCGTGACCTATTCAGAATGTACCTGATACAGGAGAGTACATATAAATCGAAAGAATCTGAAGCAGAGGTATCAGATACAGATACCCCTGAAACAAATAATTCAGGAGAGGAGGAATTAAAATGAAACTATGGAGTATATCTTTTGCCTATCGTTTAGGACTTGGTTTTCATGCATTGAATAATGAGGGATCTGATGGAAGCAATCTGATGCAGCCACGCCGTATTGATGTTGGACAGGTGACTTACGATGGAATAAGCGGAGAAATTATCAGACGGCATATTTTGGAAAATTTTGTAGAAATATGCAGAAACCAAGAGCCCAAAATTCCTATGTTACCATTGAGTGAAGGGCTACATCCTGACAGGGGGCCAATTGGAATTCGTGCTGCTGCAAGAAATGGTAATACCTCTCCTGTTAAACTTAACGGAACTAATCTTTTCCAAAGCGTCAGAACAGCAATTGAGAAGTGTGCAGTTCTTGATGTCGGAGGTTTTCTTGCTGCATGGAAAGATGCCCAAGGTGAAGCTAATGCTGGTGATTATATAGCGGAAAAAGATTATATTGATCAGCACTGCGCTGAACTTGAAAAGGTTGATCCGGTAAAAAGAGAATCCTGTTTTGATGTGGCATGGCTGATTAGCGAAAATCCACAGGATTTGACTGTTACCCAGCATTCGGCATTTCGTGATACAGCTTCAATGAACAGTCGATATGCACAAAGCATGCGCTCCAATACCTATGGTGGTATCATTCGAGCTGATTTGCATAGAATAGGAACAGATGATTACTGGTATTTACAAAATAATAAACAGAGATTAGCTATCACAGAGGATGAACAGAAGAAACGCCAGAAAGCGATTATAGCGGCGATAATAAACTTCATTATCTCACCTACAGGATCAAAAACTGCAGGATGGGCTCCTCATGTATTTTTAACAGAAGGCGCAATTCTTCTTACATCTACCAGAACAGCTCCATTTGCCTCGCCGATAAAAGTGGATTTAACTGATCAAAACACGCCAGTAAAGGCAGATTCAACTTATGCAAATAAAATGGAAGATATTAAAAATGATACTGACACGTGGGTGTGGAAATTCAAAAATGCCAAAGAGCTTATTGATACGGTTTCGAAGATAACAGACACATTAGACGGGAAAAACGATGGCAAGAAAAAAAGCTAAAACGGATTCAAAAACAATTACGCCTGTTCCTGCACCACCGTTAATTTGGATCAAGGCAGCGTATAAGTTCCATACCTATGCCTATCGTGATCCCCGTTCTGCCTTTGCATCTGCAATGGGTTCGCCTGTTGTATCTCCGACAACGGTCCTACTTGGGATTGCATCAACTTTGTTCTCCATCGGAAAAGCTTGTGAAGCCAAGGCTTTTCTCGATATCGCCCAGCATTGCAAAGTTGTTGTGGATGCGCCTGACGGTGTAATATTTTTTAGAGCGTTCCATCAACTGAGACGATATGAGACTGGCGAAATGAAAGTAAAGAAAGAAAAATATAAACCAAATGAACGAATTGGTTTAACAAAGATAAATCAAGGAACTCGTGAATACGGTTTGGTCGAGGGTCAAATTATTCTTTATGTTGGAATACCAGAAGAACATTATGAAGCAGTTAAATTGGCACTTACAAATTTAGGGCATTTTGGAACGCATGATTCTATGTGTTCATTAATTGGTAATGCTGAAAAGTGTTCTAAACCGGATAATGTGGTTTACATTCCGCCGGAACAGTGGGAAACTAGCATACCATCCGGTTCTACCGCTGTGACTCTTTCACGCTTTAAGAATGACGATATTAAACCAACTTTGTCTAACTGGTGGATGGCTGGGGGAGAAAATACAGAACGAGTTCAGTATTTTATTAAAGGTAAATTCGAAGGTACATCAAGAGGGAAAATATATAAAAAACATTGAATCAACCATCACCGCAACTGCTTTCAATTACTTCTTCATCTGTCATCGCAAGCTGTGGTTGTTTGCGCATATGGATAGGATAAATTGAGGAGATTAGGTTTTTATGTTATAAACCTTCTATTATAGCTTTTATGGATATTCAATGACTGAAAGGAATACAAATCTCATACAATTTAAATGAATATTAAGTTTACAAAACACGCAAAAGAAAGAGCGATTCAAAGAGGAGCTACAAAGCAAGAAATTGAAAATGTTCTTTTAGCAGGTATTGAATCATTGGCAAAAGGAAATAAAAAATCAAAAGATATGGTTTTTGAGTATAATAGAGAATGGTTGGGCAAAATTTATCCACAAAAGAAAATAAAAGTGATATATGTTAAAGAAAGAAATGATATTATAATTATTACAGTAAAAGTATTTTATGGCGAATGGAGGTAGAATAATATGAAAATTACTTATGACCCTAAATATGATTTGCTCTATTTAAAAATGGGTGAAGCTAAAAAGGTTTTATGTAAAGAAGTTAACGATGATATAACCGTAGATATGGATGCTAAGGGAAAATTGATAGGCATTGAAATCCTTTCAGCATCGCAACATGTTGATCTAAAAATGCTGTTGCCGGTAGAAATCAAGAAAACAGCAGTGAGATGAATTATCAATGAAGAAGTTAAGATACAAAAAGAGAATGTGTCTTAACAAAGAATGGAAGCTGTTCTTGTCATTGGGCAATGCCATGTTTAACCTAATGCCGCTGAACTGGTTAATCTTGCAGAATAATTTTTAGAAGGCATTAAAAGATTTATTGCTTAGTAATATGGATATTTCGATCCCTTTTTCGCACCTACAGATCACCGGTACGGAATTCAATTACTTCTTCATCTGTCATCGCAAGCTGTGGCTGTTTGCACATGATATACAGATGGAGCAGGAGTCCGACAATGTGTACCTTGGCAATTTGATCCATGAACATTCGTATCCAAGAGAGAAAAAAGAGATTATGATAGACGGCGTAATCAGGATTGATTTCCTTGATGATGGAGCTGTGCATGAGGTGAAGAAATCTGATAAAATGGAAGAATCTCATATATGGCAGGTGTTATATTACATTTATTGTCTCAGGCAAAAGGGTGTGGATATACGGAATGGAGTTATCAACTATCCCAAACAGAAACGTACCACGTCGGTAGAACTGACACCTGAAAATGAAATTGAAATTACTCATACGCTCGTAAAAATAAAAGAAGTAGAGTCAATGCCACAACCTCCGGAGATTTTAAATACAAGGCTCTGTAAAAAGTGCGGCTATGAAGATTTCTGCTATTCCTAACCATTCCATGTCAAAAAAATGAAGCGTAACTACTACATTACAAAAAACGGCCGTTTAAAACGTCAGGATAACACAGTTTATCTTGAATTTGAGTCAGGCGAAAAAAAGGTAATTCCTATAGAGGATGTGGAAGGCATTTATCTGATGGGTGAGATGGATCTGAATACCAAGCTTCTCAATTTTCTGGCACAGCAAAAAATTCCAGTGCATGTATTCAATTACTACGGCTATTACTCAGGCTCATATTATCCGAGAGAGCATCTGAATTCCG encodes:
- the cas3 gene encoding CRISPR-associated helicase Cas3', with the protein product MEYTKFQKHVINKLKSGKSLLLIAPTGLGKTLAVTGDIQDSFCKMVYAVPLRSLGKGIQKEISTLKRDDKRISAVIHHGDIQESKLFGEEVVITTYDQVVCAVPGLPLSLPLRAGHAIAGALLMSRLILDETHLAWSISDKALSILLAIIDFRQKLGLQTIVLTATLPKEVATLISKRLKLELIIVGEGEVESDEGLILRENNRKVTISTLDLKNKGKGNDKKLDWQPLDDKLKNAKGKRIYFANTVERLQTTYDRLIASSTIKKADEIIVLHNRMPRSWRADAEQRSYDCFGKGSPDGDRILLTNQVAEAGLDISAPLVISDPAPVDTLVQRAGRCARWFRNSETKGEFVVITAPKTEIEEGKKGLALPYKAALVLDALQKKPNGQMTWQAEKEWVNQVWGGGSEKAMKSVEESLNEITFALNLFDRAAQEQKPGQIAGAFREILSVEVAVEEGDSVRIDDLAQRDLQIMLMQGQHPETSSISLGRAWALIRKSQGKCAVIRYNEHEDLVISPTDSVRLGDVLIVPSSVAYLHRTKGLCFGDTNEIKGVFRCSDWLAKKERSGEPIKKEYGKQQTLLEHTSGVMKGVYQRFTNDGMYRSTLKNILKSLEPEKNTETLANIVASLSMLAAGFHDLGKADKNWQAKAEEIEGKHFSELIGRTSKIEGRIGVPHTPPGYNAIVKAAELLIGNLDSAEYLIRSIALSAARHHSSFLNPSQVTHHFDPHPQTNEFIKAVLKAVSASETTIKQSDEILEAAKKSPAKEDVPLLLPNVDLFPVYAIVGRAILMADREDAAGVELEMWRTKQ
- the cas4 gene encoding CRISPR-associated protein Cas4, which gives rise to MDISIPFSHLQITGTEFNYFFICHRKLWLFAHDIQMEQESDNVYLGNLIHEHSYPREKKEIMIDGVIRIDFLDDGAVHEVKKSDKMEESHIWQVLYYIYCLRQKGVDIRNGVINYPKQKRTTSVELTPENEIEITHTLVKIKEVESMPQPPEILNTRLCKKCGYEDFCYS
- a CDS encoding DUF4258 domain-containing protein — its product is MNIKFTKHAKERAIQRGATKQEIENVLLAGIESLAKGNKKSKDMVFEYNREWLGKIYPQKKIKVIYVKERNDIIIITVKVFYGEWR
- a CDS encoding DUF2283 domain-containing protein, with product MKITYDPKYDLLYLKMGEAKKVLCKEVNDDITVDMDAKGKLIGIEILSASQHVDLKMLLPVEIKKTAVR